The nucleotide sequence CGTAGATTTAGATTTTTTATTAAATCCACCATCCAGCCTCTACTTGGCCCGGTACACCTGCACCTTACTGTTGTTGGTGCCCAGCACAATCTGCCCCTGCCTCAGCCGCTTCATGGCCCGTACCTGGTCGTTGGCCCACAGGCCGGTTTCGGTGGGCGCTTTCACCTCAAATCCCTGGCTACCACTGTGGAGAATAAGGCCGCGGAGGGCGTCATACCGGCCGAGTTCGGGCAGTACGTCGTAATTGTTTCCCGCAATGGCCAGGTCCATGCGGCCGTCGTGGTCGTAGTCGAAGGGAAGAATGGCGTAGATGGGGGAGAGTTGCGCCTGCCGGGGCAAAGGCAGGAACGTGAACGCCGCCGCCCGGGAGTCATTCCGCAGAATGGCCGACTCTCCCGTAAAGACTTTTTTATGGACCGCTCCTTCCAACTGCTCCGGGCTGAGTATTTCGTTCAGCGTTTTGCCGGCGTACTCTTTGTTGAGGACAAATTTCTTCTTCAAAGAAGGCATGGCTCGCAGCAGATCGGGTTTCATGAGCATGGGGTAGGGTACCCCACTTTCGTCGGGACAGGTGATGATTTGTTTCATTTGCCCATTATGATCAAAATCCTTCACATATAGCTCGACGGGCGTCTGCTGAGTGGCTTTCAGACTCGAATTCAAGCCCAGGTTTCCGGCAACAATGTCAAGATCACCATCCTGATCAATGTCCACCGCTTCCACGGTATTCCACCAGCCATTGGTTTTCATCGGCTGCCCTTGCTCATTTTTAATTATTTCCGACGCTTGCAGTTCGAGTTTTTGGCGCTTATTCTTGAAAATGGTAATCGGCATCCAGTCGCCTACTACGACCAATTCCGGGTAGGTATCGCCATCGAGATCGGCCCAGCAGGCATCTGTGACCATGCCGAGTTGCTCGATTTGCGGAATGTACCGCCGGGTGAAATTCTTAAAAGACCCGGTACCGTCGTTGGTCAGGAGATAACTGGGCGGATCAATGCCGTATTGGCCCGATTTGAGTCGAGAGCCAATGAATACGTCTACGTCGCCATCTTTGTCGTAGTCGGCGACAGCCACGCAAGCGGCATTGATAGCCAGGTTTGGAAAGGTCGCACTACGGGTAAAGGTACCCTTGCCGTCGTTGAGGTACAGGCGGGGCACCAGGGTAGGATCGTTGTCGCGGAATTCGTTGCTACCCGATACGACCAGCAAATCCTGATCTCCATCGTTATCGGCATCAAAAAATACGGCGTCCGAGGCCTCCACATCCGTTTCCTGTTTTAGGATTTCTGGGGTGCGGTCCGCAAAGCTTCCGTCTTTTTTCTGGACATAAAGCTTCCCACCCTGCCCGATGGCTCCACCCAAGTACACATCGTCCAGGCCGTCCCCGTTGGCATCGCCCAGGGCCATTGCCGGTCCCAGGCGGGAGTACATCTGCTTCAGCAGGGGGTTCTTGTTATAATCGACATAATCGGACTCGCGATGCACGAAATCGAGTCCGCTGGATGCCGTGATGTCCTTGAACAGCTCCTGGCTCCGGCTGCTGGCCGGTAGCCAGGGCTGGGTGGCAGCCTCCTGATTCAATACATAGGTCGAGTCGGCCCGTAGGCCCCGGAGTACCTGCTGACGGTCATTGGGCCACAATACGGTTACGGAATCGACCGCAGGATTTTTACCTAGCCCAAACACCAGCCTCAGATCCACAGAGGATTCGAAACCGCGATTGGGCATTTGCTGTAACATCTGGGTGCGGGTACCCTGATGGAGATAGACTTTGGTGCCAATCGCGTTGCGGTTTTGTGCCCCGCCGATCAGTCGGAATTTGAGGTAGTGAAAATCGGGCCGCTCATTGGAAGCATTTCGATACACCGACAGCGGACTGTTGACGTTGTTGACCACCAAATCCAAATCGCCATCGTTGTCCAGGTCTCCATAGGCGGCCCCGTTGGAAAAGGAGGGGGTACCTAGGCCCCATTCTTCAGCTTTATTGGCAAAGGATAGATTGCCATTATTCTTGAAAGCGTAATTGGCCAATGGTTCCGAGGGCATATTGTCGATAAACTTCCGGTAATCGAATTTGCGGGTACGGCTGGCTTCGGCAATGTTGGCCGGATCGGCCAGAAAAGCCATGAAATCCTGGTTGGTCAAATCCCGGTTGATGGCATTGGCCACAAAAATATCCTTCTCGCCGTCGGAGTCCATGTCGAAAATCAGGGCACCCCAGCTCCAGTCGGTAGCATGGGTACCCGTGAAGCGGGCTATTTCGCTGAACCAGGTCTTCCCGTCCGGCGCACCCGACTGATTCAACTGCAGGGAATTTTGCATGTACTGGTAGTGAAAATCCCGCGCCTCTTTCAGTTTCATCAGGTCATGCCCCTCGAAGGTGGACGTTAACTTCAGCCGGCGGTCGGTGGCGGGAAGCATGTCCGTGACGTAGATATCCAGCTTGCCGTCATTGTTGATATCGGCAATGTCGGCGCCCATCGAAGAAAGGCTCGTATGGCCCATGGCGGTTTGCAGCGATTCGGTAAATGAGCCTTTCCTGTCGTTGATATACAGGTAGTCATGCTCGTAGAAATCGTTGGAAATGTAGATATCGAGCCAGTTGTCATTATTGACATCGCCAATGGTGATGCCCAGTCCGAAGCCGATAATGCTGCCGTAGATACCCGCCGCTTCGCTCACATCGGTAAAGTGCCCGCCATCGTTTCGGAATAATTTGTGCCCGCCGTCCTTGTCGCGCTGGGCGCGCAGATTGGCGTAGGCCAGTTGCCCCACGGGCGTGAAGCTATTGTTGAGCAGAAACATGTCTAGATCGCCATCCCGGTCGTAATCGAAAAAAGCAGCGTGGATCGAGTAGCCCTCTTCGGCCAGCCCGTACGCCTGGGCGCTTTCCCGGAAAACGGGCAGGCCATTGCTGCCCGTACCTTGATTGATAAAAAGCTCGTTGCTCCGCTCGGCCGACCGCCCGGCGTTACAGACGTACAGGTCGAGCAGCCCGTCGCCGTTCACATCGGTAAAGGTAGCCCCGGTGCTCCATGATTTGGTACCTGCTACGCCCGCCTGTTCGGTAATGTCCTCGAATTTAAAGTCGCCCCGGTTCAGGTAGAGCTTATTGGGCCCCTGATTGGCAATCACGTACAGGTCGGGTAGGTTGTCATTGTTGATATCGCCAATGGCTACCCCACCCCCGTTGTAAAAATTCCGGTAATTGAAGATATTGAATTCCTCGCTGTTGGTGAGGGTGTTTTGAAAATCGATACCTGTAACCGAGGCAGGCAGGTCCTCAAACAGGGTAGGTGCATCGTCCGGAGCCTTGGAACAACCGGATAAAGCAAAGGCCAGGGCAATCCAACTCCAAATTTTGATTCCTTTATTCATTTTGTGAACTAGCTTTGGCCATAGGCGACAAGCAATTTTTGGGACACAGAGTTTCACGGCCACTCACTCTGGAATTGTTGTAGTATAGTTAAAAAACGTATTGGAAGACCACTTAATTGAGGCACCGAAAAGAGAAGGGAGTAGGCCTATGACGAGCCTACTCCCTTGACTACTGACCACTAGCCAGTTAACCCGTTTTTCAGTATCCCGGATTCTGCTTAAGATTCGGATTGAGCGCCAGCTGCGTAGCGGGTATCGGGAAAATATTCCGGAAAGCCGGTGAGGCATCTTTGAATTGCCACGCTTTGTTGAATTGTCCGAAACGGATCAGATCCTGACGGCGAGTATATTCCCAGGCCATTTCCCAGCCCCTTTCAGCCAGCAAGTTATCCAGCGTGAGCGACGTGACCGGTGTGGCGCTGGACCGTGCCCGAATGATGTTAACATCCTTGATGGCATCGGCGGTATTACCCAGGCGCAGGTTGGCCTCGGCCCGCAACAGGTACGTATCACCCAGGCGGAAAATTACAAAGTCATTGTCTTGGTCGTTATTCGCACCGTTGCTCTGAATCTGGTATTTCTTGCTTCTTGCGCCTGCCAGACGCGCCACCGGACCCGCGGGCATTTCGAAGGCCGGTATTTCGGGCGTGAAAATCATCGGTTGAGTATCGTCAAAAATAGGCGCTCCTCCCGCGGTGTACTGCTGGCCTACGATCCACATATTCTTGCGGAGATCCGAGTCAGCAAACGAATTATAAAATTCGGTCATCGTGCAGTAGCCATTCCAGGGAGCCTGGGGCAAGTTGTAAGTCAGCTGGCTCAGGTAGTGTAAGGTCCGCATATTCATGTTGAACCCCCCCGCTTGGAGGCGTCGAAAGGTACCACAAATATATTTTCCTTGGAGCCGACGTTGTTGGTCGTAAAGTTATTGAACAGATTGGCTTCCAGTGAGTATTTTCCGGACGAGATGACGATATCACATTCGGCCTTGGCGTCGGCCCACCGTGCGGTACCCGTATACACCTCAGCATTCATGTACAGTTTGGCCAGCAGCATATCCGCAACGTACTTGTTGATACGTCCGTAAAACTTGCCTCCTACATCTTCGCTCAGATTGGGATACGCTTCTTTCACTTCTTTTTCGATCCACGCAAATGTTTCGGCGGGTGGACGTTGGGTAGGGCTATCACCACCGATTTTGTCAGCAATGATGATATTACGGAAATGGTCCAGCGCCACATAGTGGTAAAACGCCCGCAACGTCTTCAATTCAGCCAGGGTACCCGGATCAGTGATATTGCCCAACTGCTGGTTGATTGACGTGATACTGTTGTAGCACCAAGTCCATAAG is from Salmonirosea aquatica and encodes:
- a CDS encoding VCBS repeat-containing protein, coding for MNKGIKIWSWIALAFALSGCSKAPDDAPTLFEDLPASVTGIDFQNTLTNSEEFNIFNYRNFYNGGGVAIGDINNDNLPDLYVIANQGPNKLYLNRGDFKFEDITEQAGVAGTKSWSTGATFTDVNGDGLLDLYVCNAGRSAERSNELFINQGTGSNGLPVFRESAQAYGLAEEGYSIHAAFFDYDRDGDLDMFLLNNSFTPVGQLAYANLRAQRDKDGGHKLFRNDGGHFTDVSEAAGIYGSIIGFGLGITIGDVNNDNWLDIYISNDFYEHDYLYINDRKGSFTESLQTAMGHTSLSSMGADIADINNDGKLDIYVTDMLPATDRRLKLTSTFEGHDLMKLKEARDFHYQYMQNSLQLNQSGAPDGKTWFSEIARFTGTHATDWSWGALIFDMDSDGEKDIFVANAINRDLTNQDFMAFLADPANIAEASRTRKFDYRKFIDNMPSEPLANYAFKNNGNLSFANKAEEWGLGTPSFSNGAAYGDLDNDGDLDLVVNNVNSPLSVYRNASNERPDFHYLKFRLIGGAQNRNAIGTKVYLHQGTRTQMLQQMPNRGFESSVDLRLVFGLGKNPAVDSVTVLWPNDRQQVLRGLRADSTYVLNQEAATQPWLPASSRSQELFKDITASSGLDFVHRESDYVDYNKNPLLKQMYSRLGPAMALGDANGDGLDDVYLGGAIGQGGKLYVQKKDGSFADRTPEILKQETDVEASDAVFFDADNDGDQDLLVVSGSNEFRDNDPTLVPRLYLNDGKGTFTRSATFPNLAINAACVAVADYDKDGDVDVFIGSRLKSGQYGIDPPSYLLTNDGTGSFKNFTRRYIPQIEQLGMVTDACWADLDGDTYPELVVVGDWMPITIFKNKRQKLELQASEIIKNEQGQPMKTNGWWNTVEAVDIDQDGDLDIVAGNLGLNSSLKATQQTPVELYVKDFDHNGQMKQIITCPDESGVPYPMLMKPDLLRAMPSLKKKFVLNKEYAGKTLNEILSPEQLEGAVHKKVFTGESAILRNDSRAAAFTFLPLPRQAQLSPIYAILPFDYDHDGRMDLAIAGNNYDVLPELGRYDALRGLILHSGSQGFEVKAPTETGLWANDQVRAMKRLRQGQIVLGTNNSKVQVYRAK
- a CDS encoding RagB/SusD family nutrient uptake outer membrane protein → MRTLHYLSQLTYNLPQAPWNGYCTMTEFYNSFADSDLRKNMWIVGQQYTAGGAPIFDDTQPMIFTPEIPAFEMPAGPVARLAGARSKKYQIQSNGANNDQDNDFVIFRLGDTYLLRAEANLRLGNTADAIKDVNIIRARSSATPVTSLTLDNLLAERGWEMAWEYTRRQDLIRFGQFNKAWQFKDASPAFRNIFPIPATQLALNPNLKQNPGY
- a CDS encoding RagB/SusD family nutrient uptake outer membrane protein — its product is MKFNLKYTLFVAAGLLAAQSCTNLEETPYDVIPTSEFGGTPDQQAALLGPLYSSLGEYFDRYAALNTVTDEQVIPTRGGDWKDGDAWKRLQQHSWQVSTDDGTFNGLWTWCYNSITSINQQLGNITDPGTLAELKTLRAFYHYVALDHFRNIIIADKIGGDSPTQRPPAETFAWIEKEVKEAYPNLSEDVGGKFYGRINKYVADMLLAKLYMNAEVYTGTARWADAKAECDIVISSGKYSLEANLFNNFTTNNVGSKENIFVVPFDASKRGGST